In Alnus glutinosa chromosome 7, dhAlnGlut1.1, whole genome shotgun sequence, the sequence TTTCCTCTCTGATGTGTAGTGAATCAATGATGATTTTCACTGACACATCAACAAGTAAGTCTTGAAaatatatgtagcatttttcatagaTAGATGGATGGATGGATGCTTATCTtcgtgaattttttttctttaaatatcaTGTAATGCTTTGATGTATAAGAAAGTCCAGCCTTTTCAAGGTACCCACATCAACTAGTAAAAAGGAAGTATATTTCAAATAATGAGTTAAGTCTCACACATGGTAGCTCAGTAATGACCTGGTGGAGACCAAGTTTTCCGCTGGTAGTATAGAAGTTGACAATGCATATGTTTGGAGACATTGAAGGTAGTATGTCTTCTACATTGCTTACTCTGCACTCTTTCTTTACAAGGGCATGTGCATCTAGAATTGCCCTTTTAACCAACAGACTAAATTCATGTGGAATGCGAGGTGGCTCACAACCATCAAAATGCCGTCGATCTTCATATTTTCTCGTCTGAGGATCCCAGTTCAGACCAAGACACATCATCTGCAGATGAAGTTTTCCTCCACCTTGGAAACCAGGCTGATAAAATCCGCCTGGGCCAAGACCAAGATCTCGACAATTCTTTACTATTTCAACCTGAAACAAGAGTGGTACAGGTACAAGTATCTCAACTTTACAGGAATTAGGAATACCAAGCAACAAACGTTTcccaaagaaatacaaaaagcACAATATGCTAGCTAGCTGCCATGTCAGCTTAAACCTGATTTGTTTGACTAGTATTTGCAACATTCAGGAATACATGTAATACTTCAATTTTAAGGCATTTGGCATTAAGAACCTGTTCGCTGAGGGTCATGTATTGTTTAAGCAGAACCATCCCAGGCCTCAGTACTCTCTGTTTTGTCCCTTCCACTTTAATGTGCCCCATTGTATTCAAGTTCCCACTGTTCTTCCCATTCAAAGAACCTGTGTGTTTGACACAACTTCTACTTCCAGATAGGCATATATCAAATGGTTTGGTCGAAGGCAAACCCTTTAAACTATCTGAAAACTTGTTTCTTCCATGTTGGAGTCCTTCACCATCACCATGTTTGTGCTTCTTCCCAAAATGACCAGGCACAAATGACCTATCCTCCTGACTTGTCAAATTCGCTTCCTGTGTAGATGAGGAATTGAGCAATTATTAATAATGTGTAACAATCACATTATGGAATTGGATAGGTGATTGTAgttttttatttgcattttttaaaaaaatattttactccTATATGAAACAAAGAAAGCCAAACTATCACCCAGTTTCGTtctaattcaagaaaaattattgatttagtCCATGGCGTTTGCAGTTATACATCTTAAAATCTCCGAGATAAGCTGTGTCCAAAATGCGAACCGTTAGATATACACGTGGATCAAAGTCATAATCAATTGCCGATTGACACGTGACATGGCAGATGTCGGAATTATTACAGTTTTACtcctaaattaaaaaaaataataataataataacaataaatgtGAAGGTTGAACCACACATCGAATAATAACTATAGAGAACTTTTATATGCCACACTAATATCCCACTTTTATCTTACTATGTTAACATGGCAGGGTGTAGTACCCTTTGGACCGATcaaccataattttatttttttcttttagaataaaaaaagaaagaaagaaacaaatgaTTACTAGACCCTATCACATAGCATAATTAGATAAAAGTGGGATGTATATCATTACTGATAACTATAATAACTAAACATTGATATGGCAATATAATTGGACCTGAAAATACAAGCAATGCCTTTTGATTAAAGACCTTCAATTATTTATCTCCCAACAATTGCAAATTCtattgaataaaaatttaattaattgatctACTTGTTTGACATTACAGACTAGAACTAAAACAACCTAGTTTACAAGAAACatcttcaaatttattttacaaTAAGCGTACTCACATGGTCATAAAGAGGAATTGCGGAATTGCCACTAGGGCTTGAATCTCGACCTCGCGAACAATTCGCGCCGCTGTTTCCCCATTCCACGTTGTCTCCCAGCGACGAGAACCGCAGTGAAACTTGGCGGGGAACGAACTGCTCCATATTGAACGGACACCAACGACAAAGATGATTGTGATACCTCGACGACA encodes:
- the LOC133873083 gene encoding uncharacterized protein LOC133873083 is translated as MLVNRITIVSSRYHNHLCRWCPFNMEQFVPRQVSLRFSSLGDNVEWGNSGANCSRGRDSSPSGNSAIPLYDHEANLTSQEDRSFVPGHFGKKHKHGDGEGLQHGRNKFSDSLKGLPSTKPFDICLSGSRSCVKHTGSLNGKNSGNLNTMGHIKVEGTKQRVLRPGMVLLKQYMTLSEQVEIVKNCRDLGLGPGGFYQPGFQGGGKLHLQMMCLGLNWDPQTRKYEDRRHFDGCEPPRIPHEFSLLVKRAILDAHALVKKECRVSNVEDILPSMSPNICIVNFYTTSGKLGLHQDRDESNESLSMGLPVVSLSVGDSAEFLYGDQRNVDEAERIVLESGDVLIFGGKSRHIFHGVPSIIQKSAPKALLEESGLCQGRLNLTFRQS